A window of Gammaproteobacteria bacterium genomic DNA:
TTAGAAAATTTGCTGGATGAGGCACACGAGAGTGAAAATGCAATCAATACCACCGACTCTACCGCCGCAAGGGCACGCCATTCTGCATTGGCGCTGATGTCGGAACAGGTAGGACGGATGCAACAACTAGTGGACGACCTCCTGACGCTATCGCGCCTTGACGAATACCGTATTCCCGAGTACGAAGAAACGGTAGACGTACCCGCCCTGTTGGCAGAGTTGGCCAAAGAAGGCATTGCTCTCTCTGCGGGAAATCACATCATCACCGCAAATATCTCCGCGACAGTACCTCTGCGTGGCAATCCGCAAGAGCTACGAAGCGCATTTACTAATCTTGTCTCTAATGCCGTGCGTTATACATTGGAAGGGGGCAGAATTACGCTACGCTGGAAACTTATCGGCGAACAGCCGGTTTTTGAGGTAACAGATACCGGGGTAGGGATCGCCCAAGAGCATATTCCTCGACTTACCGAACGTTTCTATCGCGTCGATAAGGGACGCTCCTCCGCCACCGGTGGCACGGGTCTCGGTCTTGCTATTGTTAAACATGTGGTACTCCGCCACGGTGCCCGCTTGGAGATTCAATCCGAATTAGCGAGGGGAAGTACCTTCCGGGTCATATTCCCAAGTGAACGAATAGTGCGGGACATCGCAATCATTGATGAACAGATAATTTGCCGCCCATTATTGCTCAATAATCGTATAATAACCATTGAGGGGGAATAATTACATCGTATATCAGGTTGCTAACGCCTATGAATACCTTCAGCACGTAGGTTGATCTGAACATTTTTTTGAGAAGCTCAACTTTGAAACGTAAGCAATTCGCAGAATAATTATGTTGAACTCCCTTCGTCAACCCAACCTATGCGCTAAAATACCTCCGAGGTGTTTCGTGCACTGTGCGAGCACGAGACGACCTAATCCATATATTTCACCAGAAAAGAGTTATACCCCTGATGACGCAGAAAGATCATGAAAATATGGCTATACACGCAATATTTATCTAATTTTCATTCATCCTAATCAACACCGTATGCGCCTAACACCAAAAGAGATAGAGCTAATCAAAAAAGCCTTTCATGAAATCATGGGGGATGGAAGAATTTATCTCTTTGGTAGTCGCGTGGATGATACTAAAAGAGGAGGAGACATCGATCTCTATCTGTGTCCTCGAGAGTGTACGGACAACATGCATCAAAAAAAGATTAAATTCTTAGTAAAGCTTGATGAATACCTTGGTGAGCAAAAAATCGATGTAGTGATTGCTAGGGATCAAACCAGGCTCATCGAACAAGAGGCGCTAAGAACGGGCTTAGAATTATGACAAACAAAATCGAAACTTTCGCCGAAAGACTTTATGAGTGTAACCGCCATAAAGAGAAATTACTGTTTTCCGCCAAGCGCCTTGAGGCTCTTATGCCCCTAACTATCGCCAGGTATGAGGAGCTGAGCATGGAAGAGGAAAGTTTTATCGATCAAATGGTTTTCCGATTCTCGAAACTTCAAGACGCGCTTGGCGAAAAACTTTTCCCATCATTGCTTGAACTCATGAGTGAAGAAGTAAAAAGCAAACCATTTATTGATCGGCTTAATCGTATAGAGGAATTGGGAATATTATACAAAGACGAATGGATGGAATTAAGAAGAAAAAGAAACGAGATTGCTCATGAATATTCTTTCAACAAAGAGGATGTCGTCTGTGGTATCAATGACATCCATAACTCTATTCGGAAGCTTGTTGGTATTTATAACACCTTTTATAGCTACTGCATGGGACGGTTTGAATTTATCAAAAATTCTCAATTTTTGGCTCAAATGAGCAATGGCAACCATTATATAGAAAACAGCAAAAAATCTGAATTAAGCCAAGTTGCCACCTGACGCACTTTTCTCCCCTCGCCCTCGTGGAGAGGGGCTTTTTCGTTTCTCACCGCATAGGTAGCAACTTGAATTAATTAACCCAAGTTGCCACCTATTCAAAATTCGGGATCGCATCCAATCGTCCCCCCTCAATCCCCCCGTAAACGGGGGGAGGTCTGCGGCCTACTCCCTCCCCGTTTATGGGGAGGGCTGGGGGGGGGCAAGTAGGTGGCAACTTGGGTTAATTAATCTGCAAACAATATAATCAAAGTCAATCTGACCATCGGCTGAAGGCCGCTGGCTTAAAATACGCACTGGAAGTGCTATTCCGGCTAAAGCCGCCTAAAATCAGGTTACTAGCGACGATGGATATCTCAAGTATCAGACTGATCCCGTCTCCGCTTACAGTTGGTGAGACGCAGTTCAAGAATACCTGGCAGACCGGAGAAATCCTAGAAGCCACGGTAGTAACTTCTCAGGCCGGGCACCTCACACTAAAACTGGGTGACACCCAGATCCAAGCCAAAAGTAATCTACAGTTTTCACCAGGACAGCACCTGCACCTTCAGGTGAGCGAACTCGGCGAATTGCCGGTACTGCGTTTATTAAATGAGGTTTCTGTCGCTACGCCCGCCCAAATCCAGGGGCGAACTCTACGGATGGCCTTACCGCAACGGGGCTCCCTCACCCCAGTACTCAAAGATCTGCTGCGCCTCGCTCAATCCACGCCTGAAGGCGCAAAAAATCCCCATCCGACCCTTTCCACTCTAGCCACCGCAATGTTGGCCCATCTACCGCAAGTCAGTAATCTCGAACATCCCGAGGGATTAAAACAAGCAATCCGCGAGTCCGGTCTCTTTCTGGAATCTCACCTGGCTACTCTTTCTTCAGGAACTTCTCCCTCTACAGACCTCAAGGCCGATCTCCTGCGCTTGGAAGCAGCGGCCCGAGCGACACCTCCATCGCAATCCTCTCCCTCGGTCGAAGAGAATCTTGCTGTTCTTGTGGATAAAATAGATTCTGCTGCCGACCACCTATTTTCTCCCGAATCCGTCAAGAGTTTTCTGCACACGATACAAAGGGCACTGGCAGGCGTGGAGGTCAATCAAATGAATTTGATCGACGGCGGAATTCTAGCTCTGGAGCTACCGATACGAAGAGGGAATGAAGTAGATACCGTCGCATTGGTGGTTGAAGAAGGTGAGGAATCCTCGGATGGTCGCGGAGGTGTCCAACGACCATGGACGGCAACGCTACGTTTTGATCTGAAAGGCTTAGGAGCAGTTTGGACACGAATAACGGTGACTCGCGAGGTATCGGTATTATTTCAAACCGAACGAGCGGATGCGTCGCAGACCCTAGGGACCTGGTTGGATACACTACGCGCCACTTTGGTCGAGGCTGGGCTAAATCCTGGTCGGCTAAGTGCTCAAACGGGTCCATTACCGCCTCTACCACGCAGAAAACCCTCGATACCCTTATTGGATGAGCGTGCATGAAGGTTCGCAGTAGTTCCCCTCCCCCACCTGGCGCCGTAACGTTGTACTACGACGGCAGCAATGCCCCACGCATTACCGCAAAAGGGCATGGTGAGCTAGCCGCGCAGATCTTGCAAATAGCCAGAGAACACAATATTCCCCTCCACGAAGACCCCGAACTTCTGGAATTACTCAGCCAACTCGACCTCGGCGATGAAATCCCCCGAGCCCTCTATGTGGCCATTGCCAAGGTCATTGCCTTTGCCTATTGGGTAAACGGTAAAACTCCCTAAGAATTGGGAGATACATTGATATAGGTATCGATACCGTACCGTTTTAGCTATGACAAATAAATCATTTTGTTCTTACGCTGGCCTTGTCTAAGTTAACCCAAGTTGCTACCTACATTGAGTAATT
This region includes:
- a CDS encoding two-component system, OmpR family, phosphate regulon sensor histidine kinase PhoR; amino-acid sequence: MNLWMAFLLRLLLLFTFAVMANLFFGPWTAVGILVAGFILIHGYHLWQLARLRDWLAQQTREEGGSVGTAPLPDALGAWGDAFAALFRLHRAERAAQRYLTTALAHLRKAAEALPEGVVLLDKTMHIEWVNPQSARDLGIDPERDRGTLITHLVRDPEFSTYLAVGGDAIVLHRSGEPARTLSVAVVPFAETGRLLISRDISAIEQANTVRRDFIANVSHELRTPLTVIVGFLENLLDEAHESENAINTTDSTAARARHSALALMSEQVGRMQQLVDDLLTLSRLDEYRIPEYEETVDVPALLAELAKEGIALSAGNHIITANISATVPLRGNPQELRSAFTNLVSNAVRYTLEGGRITLRWKLIGEQPVFEVTDTGVGIAQEHIPRLTERFYRVDKGRSSATGGTGLGLAIVKHVVLRHGARLEIQSELARGSTFRVIFPSERIVRDIAIIDEQIICRPLLLNNRIITIEGE
- a CDS encoding Nucleotidyltransferase domain-containing protein; the protein is MRLTPKEIELIKKAFHEIMGDGRIYLFGSRVDDTKRGGDIDLYLCPRECTDNMHQKKIKFLVKLDEYLGEQKIDVVIARDQTRLIEQEALRTGLEL
- a CDS encoding conserved hypothetical protein (Evidence 4 : Unknown function but conserved in other organisms) encodes the protein MTNKIETFAERLYECNRHKEKLLFSAKRLEALMPLTIARYEELSMEEESFIDQMVFRFSKLQDALGEKLFPSLLELMSEEVKSKPFIDRLNRIEELGILYKDEWMELRRKRNEIAHEYSFNKEDVVCGINDIHNSIRKLVGIYNTFYSYCMGRFEFIKNSQFLAQMSNGNHYIENSKKSELSQVAT
- a CDS encoding conserved hypothetical protein (Evidence 4 : Unknown function but conserved in other organisms) codes for the protein MDISSIRLIPSPLTVGETQFKNTWQTGEILEATVVTSQAGHLTLKLGDTQIQAKSNLQFSPGQHLHLQVSELGELPVLRLLNEVSVATPAQIQGRTLRMALPQRGSLTPVLKDLLRLAQSTPEGAKNPHPTLSTLATAMLAHLPQVSNLEHPEGLKQAIRESGLFLESHLATLSSGTSPSTDLKADLLRLEAAARATPPSQSSPSVEENLAVLVDKIDSAADHLFSPESVKSFLHTIQRALAGVEVNQMNLIDGGILALELPIRRGNEVDTVALVVEEGEESSDGRGGVQRPWTATLRFDLKGLGAVWTRITVTREVSVLFQTERADASQTLGTWLDTLRATLVEAGLNPGRLSAQTGPLPPLPRRKPSIPLLDERA
- a CDS encoding flagellar biosynthesis protein, whose amino-acid sequence is MKVRSSSPPPPGAVTLYYDGSNAPRITAKGHGELAAQILQIAREHNIPLHEDPELLELLSQLDLGDEIPRALYVAIAKVIAFAYWVNGKTP